A region from the Nocardia terpenica genome encodes:
- a CDS encoding PH domain-containing protein has protein sequence MTSAAGERVGTGAGEWELEVRPRHAVRTARIVAAVIGVAFTAAGIASAHSSTGVNFRGADQVAIIVFGWLLAAGVLVLTRPRVRVGARGVVVRNIVGDTEFAWRDIRGVSIPDKKAWARLELVGDEYVPMLAIRLNDKDYAARAMDRFRELGARYTAAQGD, from the coding sequence ATGACGAGTGCTGCCGGTGAGCGGGTCGGGACGGGCGCGGGCGAGTGGGAGCTCGAGGTGCGGCCGCGGCATGCGGTGCGGACCGCGCGGATCGTGGCGGCGGTGATCGGGGTCGCGTTCACCGCGGCGGGGATCGCGTCGGCGCACAGCTCGACCGGTGTGAACTTCCGGGGGGCCGATCAGGTGGCCATCATCGTCTTCGGCTGGCTGCTGGCGGCCGGGGTGCTGGTGCTGACCCGGCCCCGGGTGCGGGTCGGAGCGCGGGGCGTGGTGGTGCGCAATATCGTCGGCGACACCGAATTCGCCTGGCGCGACATCCGCGGCGTCTCGATTCCGGACAAGAAGGCATGGGCCCGTTTGGAACTCGTCGGCGACGAGTACGTGCCCATGCTCGCCATCCGCCTCAATGACAAGGACTATGCGGCGCGGGCTATGGACCGGTTCCGTGAGTTGGGTGCGAGGTATACGGCGGCGCAGGGGGATTGA
- a CDS encoding ABC transporter ATP-binding protein: MADSPLLQVDAVDFVRNGNPILSEASLTVRSGEHWALLGPNGAGKTTLLKMLGAFEHPTRGSVEVLGHRLGRVDMRELRTAIGHVDPRHAPPYPLRAHEVVLTGLTNTADLKQRWNPTAADIAEADRLIDLLGLSHRRDARWPTLSQGERGRALIARALMPNPRLLLLDEPATGLDLAGREQLLDRLDGLRVADPDLASVLVTHHLEELPPGITHAMLLRAGRTIATGPIEQVLTSENVSTCFDHPVLLTRTDGRWQVRTDHTVRA, encoded by the coding sequence ATGGCCGACTCTCCCCTCCTTCAGGTCGACGCCGTGGATTTCGTGCGCAACGGCAATCCGATCCTGTCCGAGGCGTCCCTCACGGTGCGCTCCGGCGAGCACTGGGCGCTGCTGGGACCCAACGGCGCGGGCAAGACCACGCTGCTGAAGATGCTGGGCGCGTTCGAGCACCCCACCCGCGGCTCGGTCGAGGTGCTCGGACACCGCCTCGGCCGGGTCGATATGCGCGAATTGCGTACCGCCATCGGTCATGTCGACCCGCGGCACGCCCCGCCGTATCCGCTGCGCGCCCACGAGGTGGTACTCACCGGCCTGACCAATACCGCCGACCTGAAGCAGCGGTGGAATCCGACCGCGGCCGACATCGCGGAGGCCGACCGCCTCATCGACCTGCTCGGCCTGTCGCATCGCCGAGATGCCCGCTGGCCCACGCTCTCCCAGGGCGAGCGCGGCCGGGCCCTGATAGCCCGCGCCCTCATGCCCAACCCGCGCCTGCTGCTGCTCGACGAGCCCGCCACCGGCCTGGACCTGGCGGGCCGCGAACAACTACTCGACCGCCTCGACGGCCTGCGCGTGGCCGACCCCGACCTCGCCTCGGTCCTGGTGACCCACCACCTCGAGGAACTCCCGCCCGGCATCACCCACGCGATGCTCCTGCGCGCGGGCCGCACCATCGCCACCGGCCCCATCGAGCAGGTACTGACCAGCGAAAACGTCAGCACCTGCTTCGATCACCCGGTCCTCCTCACCCGCACCGACGGCCGCTGGCAGGTCCGCACCGACCACACCGTCCGCGCGTGA
- a CDS encoding RNA polymerase sigma factor SigF — MTGEDTVFESRDASEPERDRTPDGSATAPPAPEEVEDTEDDDTEAVAEVAQSVSGYDDVTLLFERLAAAGEDAERRTEVRDELISRCIPLADHIARKFSGRGEPFDDLTQVARVGLVHAVDRFDITRGSNFLSFAVPTIMGEVRRYFRDNTWAMRVPRRVKETHLRIGAAIDALSQSLGRSPTAKEIAAELDLSPDEVTQAVIAGNAYQPSSIDAVTVGRDTEASLLDTLGEEESQFDRVEEYVAIRPLLAGLPERERRILTMRFFESMTQTQIAQRMGISQMHVSRILAKTLARLREQSARE, encoded by the coding sequence GTGACCGGCGAGGACACCGTGTTCGAATCTCGTGATGCCAGCGAACCCGAACGAGACCGCACACCCGACGGCTCGGCGACCGCGCCGCCCGCGCCCGAGGAGGTCGAGGACACCGAGGACGACGACACCGAGGCCGTCGCCGAGGTCGCCCAGTCGGTCAGCGGATACGACGACGTCACACTGCTGTTCGAGCGGTTGGCCGCCGCCGGTGAGGACGCCGAGCGGCGCACCGAGGTGCGCGACGAACTGATCAGCCGCTGCATCCCGCTGGCCGACCACATCGCCCGCAAGTTCAGCGGCCGCGGCGAACCCTTCGACGACCTGACCCAGGTCGCCCGGGTCGGGCTGGTCCACGCGGTGGACCGTTTCGACATCACCCGCGGCTCCAACTTCCTGTCCTTCGCGGTGCCCACCATCATGGGCGAGGTCCGCCGGTACTTCCGCGACAACACCTGGGCGATGCGAGTTCCCCGGCGGGTCAAGGAAACTCACCTGCGCATCGGCGCCGCCATCGACGCGCTGTCGCAATCGCTGGGCCGCTCGCCCACCGCCAAGGAGATCGCCGCCGAGCTCGACCTCTCCCCCGACGAGGTCACCCAGGCCGTCATCGCGGGCAACGCCTACCAGCCCAGTTCCATCGACGCCGTCACGGTCGGCCGCGACACCGAGGCATCGCTGCTGGACACCCTCGGCGAAGAGGAATCCCAATTCGACCGGGTCGAGGAGTATGTCGCCATCCGCCCGCTGCTGGCGGGCCTGCCCGAGCGCGAGCGCCGCATCCTGACCATGCGCTTCTTCGAATCCATGACCCAAACCCAGATCGCCCAGCGCATGGGGATCTCCCAGATGCATGTCTCGCGCATTCTCGCCAAGACTCTCGCCCGCTTACGGGAGCAGTCCGCACGCGAGTGA
- a CDS encoding bifunctional 3,4-dihydroxy-2-butanone-4-phosphate synthase/GTP cyclohydrolase II — translation MTRFDTIERAVADIAAGKAVVVVDDEGRENEGDLIFAAEKATPELVAFMIRYTSGYICVPLTGADCDRLGLPPMYAINQDKHGTAYTVSVDAREGVSTGISAADRATTMRLLADRDAHAADFTRPGHVVPLRAKDGGVLRRPGHTEAAVDLARMAGLGPAGVICEIVSQKNEGDMARTEELRVFADEHELALISIADMIAWRRKNEKQVERIAEARIPTRYGEFRAVGYKSIYDEVEHVALVLGDLAVDGGEDVLVRVHSECLTGDVFGSLRCDCGPQLDAAMEMVAKEGRGVVLYMRGHEGRGIGLLHKLQAYQLQDSGHDTVDANIELGLPADARDYGTGAQILVDLGIKSMRLLTNNPTKRAGLDGYGLSITERVPMPVRATAENLRYLRTKRDRMGHDLVGLDDLDLGETAQ, via the coding sequence GTGACCAGGTTCGACACCATCGAGCGCGCAGTCGCCGATATTGCCGCGGGTAAGGCGGTTGTCGTCGTCGACGACGAGGGCCGGGAGAACGAGGGCGATCTGATCTTCGCCGCGGAGAAGGCCACCCCGGAGTTGGTGGCCTTCATGATTCGCTACACCTCCGGCTACATCTGTGTGCCGCTCACCGGTGCCGACTGCGATCGGCTGGGTCTGCCGCCGATGTATGCGATCAATCAGGACAAGCACGGCACCGCCTATACCGTGTCGGTGGATGCTCGCGAGGGTGTCAGTACCGGGATCTCGGCGGCGGATCGGGCGACCACGATGCGGTTGCTGGCCGACCGGGACGCGCACGCGGCCGATTTCACCCGGCCTGGGCATGTGGTTCCGTTGCGCGCCAAGGATGGTGGGGTGTTGCGGCGGCCGGGGCATACCGAGGCCGCGGTGGATCTGGCGCGGATGGCGGGGCTGGGTCCGGCGGGGGTGATCTGTGAGATCGTCAGTCAGAAGAACGAGGGCGATATGGCTCGCACCGAGGAGTTGCGGGTCTTCGCCGACGAGCACGAGTTGGCGTTGATCTCGATCGCGGACATGATCGCGTGGCGGCGTAAGAACGAGAAGCAGGTCGAGCGGATCGCCGAGGCGCGGATCCCGACCCGGTACGGGGAGTTCCGGGCGGTCGGCTACAAGAGCATCTACGACGAGGTCGAGCACGTGGCGCTGGTGCTGGGTGATCTCGCGGTCGACGGTGGGGAGGATGTGCTGGTGCGGGTGCATTCGGAGTGCCTGACCGGGGATGTGTTCGGGTCGCTGCGCTGCGACTGCGGCCCGCAACTGGACGCGGCGATGGAGATGGTGGCCAAGGAGGGCCGCGGTGTGGTGTTGTACATGCGCGGGCACGAGGGCCGCGGGATCGGGCTGCTGCACAAGTTGCAGGCGTATCAGTTGCAGGATTCCGGGCACGACACCGTCGACGCCAATATCGAACTCGGCCTGCCCGCCGACGCCCGCGACTACGGCACCGGCGCGCAGATCCTGGTCGACCTGGGCATCAAATCCATGCGACTACTCACCAACAACCCGACCAAGCGCGCCGGGCTCGACGGATACGGGCTCAGCATTACCGAGCGGGTGCCGATGCCGGTGCGCGCCACGGCGGAGAATCTGCGCTATCTGCGCACCAAGCGCGACCGGATGGGGCACGATCTGGTCGGGCTCGACGATCTCGATCTCGGCGAAACCGCGCAGTAA
- a CDS encoding HAD family hydrolase — protein MTIEAALFDYSGTLFRLEADETWAEDLVAADGRPFDAAESAEILHRMTVPSGEVVRFDERGRYAWERRDLDPLLHREAYLQVLGRSGVGPEQAARLYGRMVDPTSWTPYPDTGLVLKSLHAQGIPVAVVSNIPFDVRPAFAAHGWDRYVAVYALSFEVGAVKPDPRLFEWTVERLGVAASAALMVGDSVENDGAATRVGCRFAWVDPLPTDRRPVGLVSALREHGLTV, from the coding sequence GTGACGATCGAGGCTGCGCTGTTCGACTATTCCGGCACCCTGTTCCGGCTCGAGGCCGACGAGACCTGGGCGGAGGATCTGGTCGCCGCGGACGGGCGCCCGTTCGACGCCGCCGAATCCGCCGAGATCCTGCACCGGATGACGGTGCCCTCGGGAGAGGTGGTGCGGTTCGACGAGCGCGGCCGATACGCCTGGGAGCGCAGGGATTTGGATCCGCTGCTGCACCGGGAGGCGTATCTGCAGGTGCTGGGGCGCTCCGGTGTCGGCCCGGAGCAGGCGGCGCGGCTGTATGGGCGGATGGTGGATCCGACCTCGTGGACGCCGTACCCGGATACCGGCCTGGTGTTGAAATCGCTGCACGCCCAGGGCATTCCGGTGGCGGTGGTCAGCAATATCCCGTTCGATGTGCGCCCGGCCTTCGCCGCGCACGGCTGGGACCGCTACGTCGCGGTGTACGCGCTGTCGTTCGAGGTCGGTGCGGTGAAACCGGATCCGCGGCTGTTCGAGTGGACGGTGGAGCGGCTCGGCGTGGCGGCGTCGGCGGCGCTCATGGTCGGCGACAGCGTCGAGAACGACGGTGCGGCAACGCGAGTGGGCTGCCGCTTCGCCTGGGTCGACCCGCTGCCGACCGACCGGCGGCCGGTCGGGTTGGTGTCGGCGCTGCGGGAGCATGGGCTGACGGTGTGA
- the ribH gene encoding 6,7-dimethyl-8-ribityllumazine synthase → MSGTGVPEFALEDAKDLRLGIVASRWHTTICDTLVANAEQTARAAGVREVTVVRCAGAMELPVVAQALARTHDAVVALGVVIRGETPHFEYVCDAVTAGLTRVSLDESTPVTNGVLTVNTEAQALARAGLPDSVENKGEQASAAALDAALTLRALRETV, encoded by the coding sequence ATGAGCGGTACGGGCGTACCGGAATTCGCGCTCGAGGATGCCAAGGATCTCCGCCTCGGCATCGTCGCGTCGCGGTGGCACACCACGATCTGCGACACGCTGGTCGCCAATGCCGAGCAGACGGCGCGCGCGGCCGGGGTCCGGGAGGTCACCGTGGTCCGCTGCGCGGGCGCCATGGAACTGCCCGTGGTGGCGCAGGCGCTGGCCCGCACCCACGATGCCGTCGTCGCCCTCGGCGTCGTGATCCGCGGCGAGACACCGCATTTCGAGTACGTGTGCGACGCCGTGACCGCCGGACTGACCCGCGTGTCGCTGGACGAGAGCACGCCCGTGACCAATGGCGTCCTCACCGTCAATACCGAGGCCCAGGCCCTGGCCCGCGCCGGTCTCCCCGACTCGGTGGAGAACAAGGGCGAGCAGGCCAGCGCCGCCGCCCTCGATGCCGCCCTGACGCTGCGGGCCCTACGCGAAACGGTCTGA
- a CDS encoding DUF4333 domain-containing protein → MRRLLLLLPVLVAAACSSGSGHGGVDDKDTRAAVADLFQRNAAEAPANSSCPGSLEWKVGATEKCTVSDGAGKAWPVTAKVAKITGDKADVEASFDDRVVGVDDAKANITTMYRQIADNDVASVDCKGLQPLAANSSRTCTVTEVGGRTVGVTYVVSAVRGDGYSYEVNLGG, encoded by the coding sequence ATGCGTCGTTTGCTGCTTCTGCTGCCGGTCTTGGTCGCCGCCGCGTGTTCGTCCGGGTCGGGGCACGGGGGTGTCGATGACAAGGACACGCGGGCGGCGGTCGCCGATCTGTTCCAGCGGAATGCGGCCGAGGCACCGGCGAATTCGTCCTGCCCGGGGTCGCTGGAGTGGAAGGTCGGCGCGACCGAGAAGTGCACGGTGAGCGACGGTGCCGGGAAGGCATGGCCGGTGACGGCGAAGGTCGCCAAGATCACCGGCGACAAGGCCGATGTCGAGGCGAGCTTCGACGATCGCGTGGTGGGTGTCGACGATGCCAAGGCCAATATCACCACCATGTACCGGCAGATCGCCGACAACGACGTGGCCTCGGTGGACTGCAAGGGCCTGCAACCCTTGGCGGCCAACAGCTCTCGCACGTGCACGGTCACCGAGGTCGGCGGCAGGACCGTGGGCGTGACCTACGTGGTCTCCGCCGTGCGGGGCGACGGCTACTCCTACGAGGTCAACCTCGGCGGCTGA
- the ggt gene encoding gamma-glutamyltransferase, translated as MTRLPHLWTGITAVLLLTAGLLTGCSSSSPAAAQACADVPNGTHVTSPGPTASGANIATNPEIATGYRSGMTPVRTHTYAVSAANPIATQAACRVLAGGGTAADALVAAQMVLGLVEPQASGIGGGAFLLYYDAKTKSVDAYDGREVAPAAATENYLRWVGDTDHTVPQPNTRASGRSIGVPGVLRLLELAHNDHGRQPWRDLFTPAISLADHGFAISPRMASQIADSRADLARDDNARAYFLQPDGSPKPAGFNLTNPAMSKTLSAIASDGPNAFYTGAIARDIVDATATTSGGRTPGQITLADLAGYQAKKRTALCTDYRDHEICGMPSPSSGGITVASTLGILANFDLSKLPPDSLDRNGGKPKAQAVHLISEAERLAYADRDKYVADTDFVPLPGNSPNTLLNKDYLKQRAALIDPAHSMGTAQPGDFGPVPVGVGPQPPEHGTSHISVVDKYGNAAAMTTTVESAFGSFHIVDGFVLNNQLTDFSADPTGTDGLPLANRVQAGKRPRSSMSPTLVFDRAPDGSRGQLSYVTGSPGGSVIIQFVVKTLVGMLDWGLDPQQAVSQVAFGATNSPVTGIGGEHPAIDATDNGNHDPLVQQLRAMGHQVSVDQQSSGLSALQRQSDGWIGGADPRREGAVMGDTR; from the coding sequence ATGACGCGCCTGCCTCACCTGTGGACCGGTATCACCGCGGTCCTGCTCCTCACCGCCGGATTACTCACCGGGTGCTCGTCGAGTTCTCCCGCCGCGGCGCAGGCGTGCGCGGACGTCCCCAACGGCACCCACGTCACCTCGCCCGGCCCCACCGCCTCGGGGGCGAACATCGCCACCAACCCCGAGATCGCCACCGGCTACCGCAGCGGCATGACACCGGTGCGCACCCACACCTACGCGGTCTCGGCCGCGAATCCGATTGCGACACAGGCGGCGTGCCGGGTGCTCGCGGGCGGCGGCACCGCGGCCGACGCGCTGGTGGCCGCGCAGATGGTGCTCGGCCTGGTGGAGCCGCAGGCCTCCGGTATCGGCGGCGGCGCGTTTCTGCTGTACTACGACGCGAAGACGAAATCGGTCGACGCCTACGACGGCCGCGAGGTCGCCCCCGCCGCGGCCACCGAGAACTATCTGCGCTGGGTCGGCGACACCGATCACACCGTGCCGCAACCGAATACGCGCGCCAGCGGCCGCTCCATCGGCGTGCCCGGCGTGCTGCGGCTGCTCGAGCTCGCCCACAACGACCACGGCAGGCAGCCCTGGCGCGACCTGTTCACCCCCGCCATCTCTCTGGCCGACCACGGCTTCGCCATCAGCCCGCGGATGGCCAGCCAGATCGCCGACTCCCGCGCCGATCTCGCCCGCGACGACAATGCCCGGGCGTACTTCCTGCAGCCGGACGGCTCACCCAAGCCCGCGGGCTTCAACCTCACCAACCCGGCCATGTCGAAGACGTTGAGCGCCATCGCCTCCGACGGCCCGAACGCCTTCTACACCGGCGCCATCGCCCGCGACATCGTCGACGCCACCGCCACCACCTCCGGCGGCCGCACCCCCGGGCAGATCACCCTCGCCGATCTCGCGGGCTATCAGGCCAAGAAGCGCACGGCCCTGTGCACCGACTACCGCGACCACGAGATCTGCGGCATGCCGAGCCCGTCCTCGGGCGGTATCACGGTGGCGTCCACGCTCGGCATCCTGGCGAACTTCGATCTGTCGAAGCTGCCGCCGGATTCGCTCGACCGCAATGGCGGCAAGCCGAAAGCGCAAGCGGTGCACCTGATCTCGGAGGCCGAGCGGCTCGCCTACGCCGACCGCGACAAGTACGTCGCCGACACCGATTTCGTTCCGCTGCCCGGCAATTCGCCGAATACGCTGCTGAACAAGGATTATCTGAAGCAGCGTGCCGCGCTCATCGATCCCGCCCACAGCATGGGCACCGCGCAGCCCGGCGACTTCGGCCCGGTGCCGGTCGGCGTCGGCCCGCAGCCGCCCGAGCACGGCACCAGCCACATCTCGGTCGTGGACAAGTACGGCAATGCCGCCGCCATGACCACCACGGTCGAGTCGGCGTTCGGCTCGTTCCACATCGTCGACGGGTTCGTGCTCAACAATCAGCTCACCGACTTCAGCGCCGATCCCACCGGCACCGACGGCCTGCCGCTGGCCAACCGGGTGCAGGCCGGTAAGCGGCCGCGCAGCTCGATGAGCCCGACGCTGGTGTTCGACCGCGCGCCCGACGGCTCCCGCGGGCAGCTGTCGTATGTCACCGGTTCGCCGGGCGGCTCGGTGATCATCCAGTTCGTCGTGAAAACCCTGGTGGGCATGCTGGATTGGGGGCTGGACCCGCAGCAGGCGGTCTCGCAGGTGGCGTTCGGCGCGACCAATTCGCCGGTCACCGGGATCGGCGGCGAGCATCCCGCGATCGACGCCACCGACAACGGTAATCACGACCCGCTGGTGCAGCAGCTGCGCGCCATGGGACATCAGGTCTCGGTCGACCAGCAGTCCAGCGGGCTCAGCGCGCTGCAGCGCCAGAGCGACGGGTGGATCGGTGGCGCCGATCCCCGGCGCGAGGGGGCCGTCATGGGCGACACCCGGTAG
- a CDS encoding ATP-binding protein: protein MINISAEQGLRSTPVEIGVAATVSQLPIVRGLAETLVLLNDFTLDEVADIRLAVDEACSTLIAVAAPGTTLQCRFTVGDKDLVVRISGVAATEGLPDQRSFGWHVLRTLTDEVDAAQGSYDPKVSGYPSSVEFRRVRGKA, encoded by the coding sequence GTGATCAACATTTCGGCGGAACAGGGACTGCGCAGCACCCCCGTGGAGATCGGCGTTGCCGCGACCGTGTCACAATTGCCGATCGTGCGCGGGCTCGCCGAAACCCTCGTCCTACTCAACGATTTCACGCTGGACGAGGTGGCCGACATCCGGCTCGCGGTCGACGAGGCGTGCTCGACGCTCATCGCCGTCGCCGCGCCCGGCACCACGTTGCAGTGCCGATTCACCGTCGGTGACAAGGATCTGGTGGTGCGGATCTCCGGCGTCGCGGCCACGGAGGGGCTGCCCGATCAGCGCAGCTTCGGCTGGCACGTGCTGCGCACGCTGACCGACGAGGTCGACGCCGCGCAGGGCTCCTATGATCCGAAGGTATCCGGCTACCCGTCGTCCGTGGAATTCCGGCGGGTCCGGGGGAAGGCGTAG
- the rpe gene encoding ribulose-phosphate 3-epimerase, with amino-acid sequence MIAPSILSADFAHLAAEAQAVEGSDWLHVDVMDNHFVPNLTLGLPVVQSLLRATDIPLDCHLMIDDPGRWAPPYAEAGAYNVTFHAEATDDPVAVARDIRAAGAKAGLSVKPNTPIEPYLEILRHFDTLLVMSVEPGFGGQSFIAHVLDKARTVRRLVDSGELRLIVEIDGGINMDTIEQAAEAGVDCFVAGSAVYGTDDPGATVETLRRKAAEIAAAAR; translated from the coding sequence ATGATCGCCCCGTCCATTCTGTCCGCCGACTTCGCCCATCTGGCGGCCGAGGCGCAGGCCGTCGAGGGCTCGGACTGGTTGCACGTGGACGTGATGGACAACCACTTCGTGCCGAACCTGACCCTCGGCCTGCCGGTGGTGCAGAGCCTGTTGCGGGCCACCGACATTCCGCTGGACTGCCACCTGATGATCGACGACCCGGGCCGCTGGGCGCCGCCGTACGCGGAGGCGGGCGCGTACAACGTCACCTTCCACGCCGAGGCGACCGACGATCCGGTCGCGGTGGCGCGCGACATCCGCGCCGCGGGCGCGAAGGCGGGCCTGTCGGTGAAGCCGAACACCCCGATCGAGCCCTACCTCGAGATCCTGCGCCACTTCGACACCCTGCTCGTGATGAGCGTGGAGCCGGGCTTCGGCGGTCAGTCGTTCATCGCGCACGTGCTCGACAAGGCCCGCACCGTGCGCCGCCTGGTCGATTCCGGGGAACTGCGCCTGATCGTCGAGATCGACGGCGGCATCAATATGGACACCATCGAGCAGGCCGCCGAGGCGGGCGTGGACTGCTTCGTCGCGGGCTCGGCGGTGTACGGCACCGACGATCCGGGTGCGACGGTGGAGACGCTGCGCCGCAAGGCCGCCGAGATCGCGGCCGCCGCCCGGTGA
- a CDS encoding amino acid permease encodes MTDVRGKAFLGAEDSGYHKSLKPRQLQMIAIGGAIGTGLFLGAGGRLASAGPGLFLVYAICGVFVFFILRALGELVLHRPSSGSFVSYAREFFGEKAAFVAGWMYFLNWSMTGIVDTTAIATYLHFWGPFKPIAQWLLALIALCIVLTVNLISVKWFGELEFWAALVKVVALVAFLIIGAVFLGGRFTIEGQHTGFSVIGHTGGLFPTGILPLVTVTSGVVFAYAAVEMVGTAAGETENPEKIMPRAINSVIFRIAVFYIGSLVLLALLLPYTAYSAAESPFVTFFSKLGVAHAGSVMNFVVLTAAFSSLNAGLYSTGRILRSMSMNGSAPKFTGRMSGRGVPYGGILLTSVIALFGIGLNYVVPARAFEIVLNVASLGILASWATIVLCQLQLWRWWKQGRAERSSFRMFGAPYTGLITLVFLFGVLVLTAFDYPVGTWTVASLVVIVPALVIGWYAARNRVLSIARERQGYTGEFPVVANIPVDGE; translated from the coding sequence ATGACGGATGTGCGGGGCAAGGCTTTCCTCGGCGCGGAGGACAGCGGCTACCACAAGAGCCTCAAACCGCGCCAGCTGCAGATGATCGCCATCGGCGGCGCGATCGGCACCGGGCTGTTCCTCGGCGCCGGCGGGCGCCTGGCGAGCGCGGGGCCGGGCCTGTTCCTGGTCTACGCGATCTGCGGCGTATTCGTCTTCTTCATTCTGCGGGCGCTGGGTGAGCTGGTGCTGCACCGCCCGTCGTCGGGATCGTTCGTGTCCTACGCGCGCGAGTTCTTCGGGGAGAAGGCCGCGTTCGTCGCGGGCTGGATGTACTTTCTGAACTGGTCCATGACCGGCATCGTGGACACCACCGCGATCGCCACCTATCTGCACTTCTGGGGTCCGTTCAAGCCGATCGCCCAGTGGCTGCTGGCGCTGATCGCGCTGTGCATCGTGCTGACCGTCAATCTGATCTCGGTGAAGTGGTTCGGCGAGCTGGAGTTCTGGGCCGCGCTGGTGAAGGTGGTCGCGCTGGTCGCGTTCCTGATCATCGGCGCCGTCTTCCTGGGCGGCCGGTTCACCATCGAGGGCCAGCACACGGGGTTCAGCGTCATCGGCCATACCGGCGGCCTGTTCCCGACCGGCATCCTGCCGCTGGTCACCGTCACCTCCGGCGTCGTATTCGCCTATGCGGCAGTGGAAATGGTGGGCACCGCGGCGGGTGAGACGGAGAATCCGGAGAAGATCATGCCGCGGGCGATCAACTCGGTGATCTTCCGCATCGCGGTGTTCTACATCGGTTCGCTGGTGCTGCTGGCGCTGCTGCTGCCCTATACCGCGTACTCGGCCGCGGAGAGCCCGTTCGTCACGTTCTTCTCCAAACTCGGTGTGGCGCATGCCGGTTCGGTGATGAACTTCGTGGTGCTCACCGCCGCGTTCTCCAGCCTGAACGCCGGGTTGTACTCCACCGGGCGGATTCTGCGCTCGATGTCGATGAACGGCAGCGCGCCCAAGTTCACCGGGCGGATGAGCGGCCGCGGCGTGCCGTACGGCGGCATCCTGCTGACCAGCGTGATCGCGCTGTTCGGTATCGGCCTCAACTACGTGGTTCCGGCGCGCGCGTTCGAGATCGTGCTGAACGTGGCCTCGCTGGGCATCCTCGCCTCCTGGGCGACGATCGTGCTGTGCCAGCTGCAGCTGTGGCGCTGGTGGAAACAGGGCCGGGCAGAGCGCTCCTCGTTCCGCATGTTCGGCGCGCCCTACACCGGCCTCATCACGCTGGTGTTCCTGTTCGGGGTGCTGGTGCTGACGGCCTTCGACTACCCGGTCGGCACCTGGACCGTCGCCAGCCTCGTGGTGATCGTCCCCGCCCTCGTCATCGGCTGGTACGCCGCCCGCAACCGCGTCCTCAGCATCGCCCGCGAGCGCCAGGGCTACACGGGCGAGTTCCCGGTGGTGGCGAATATTCCGGTCGACGGGGAATGA
- a CDS encoding riboflavin synthase → MFTGIVEELGEIVAAERLADAARLTIRGTLVTSDAGHGDSIAVNGVCLTVVDVVDGDKFTTDVMGETLSRSGLGKLDIGAKVNLERAAAVDSRLGGHIVQGHVDGTGTIVSRDPQENWEVVRISLPENLARYVVEKGSITVDGISLTVSGLGEAAAGEPGHRDWFEVSLIPTTRQLTTLGAAPVGATVNLEVDIIAKYVERLQQRG, encoded by the coding sequence ATGTTCACAGGCATCGTCGAGGAACTGGGCGAGATCGTCGCGGCCGAGCGGCTGGCCGACGCGGCCCGGCTGACCATCCGCGGCACGCTGGTCACCTCCGATGCCGGCCACGGCGACTCGATCGCGGTGAACGGTGTGTGCCTGACCGTCGTGGACGTCGTCGACGGCGACAAGTTCACCACCGACGTGATGGGCGAGACGCTCAGCCGCTCCGGCCTCGGCAAGCTCGACATCGGCGCCAAGGTGAACCTGGAGCGCGCGGCCGCGGTCGACAGCCGGCTCGGCGGGCACATCGTGCAGGGCCACGTGGACGGCACCGGCACCATCGTCTCCCGCGACCCCCAGGAGAACTGGGAGGTGGTGCGAATCTCGTTGCCGGAGAACCTGGCTCGCTACGTGGTGGAGAAGGGGTCGATCACCGTCGACGGCATCTCCCTGACCGTGTCCGGGCTCGGCGAGGCCGCCGCCGGCGAACCCGGCCACCGCGACTGGTTCGAGGTCTCGCTCATCCCGACCACTCGGCAGCTCACCACGCTCGGCGCGGCGCCCGTCGGCGCCACGGTGAACCTCGAGGTCGACATCATCGCCAAGTACGTGGAGCGGCTGCAGCAGCGCGGGTAG